Proteins encoded together in one Balaenoptera musculus isolate JJ_BM4_2016_0621 chromosome 6, mBalMus1.pri.v3, whole genome shotgun sequence window:
- the ZDHHC12 gene encoding palmitoyltransferase ZDHHC12 isoform X3, producing the protein MAPWALLRPGVLVRTGHTVLTWGITLVLFLHDTALRQWEEQGELLLPLTFLLLVLGSLLLYLAVSLMDPGYVNVLLQPQQPLRARHCRECRRCVRRYDHHCPWMENCVGERNHPLFVAYLALQLVVLLWGLYLAWSGLRFFRPWGLWLRSSGLLFATFLLLSLFSLVASLLLASHLYLVASNTTTWEFISSHRIAYLRQRPGNPFDRGLTRNLAHFFCGWPSGSWETLWAEEEEGSSQDV; encoded by the exons ATGGCGCCCTGGGCGCTCCTCAGGCCTGGGGTCCTGGTGCGGACCGGGCACACCGTGCTGACCTGGGGGATCACGCTGGTGCTCTTCCTGCATGATACCG CACTGCGGCAGTGGGAAGAGCAGGGGGAGCTGCTCCTGCCCCTCACCTTCCTGCTCTTGGTACTGGGCTCCCTGCTGCTTTACCTGGCTGTGTCACTCATGGACCCGGGATACGTGAATGtcctgctccagccccag CAACCCCTGCGGGCCCGTCACTGCCGTGAGTGCCGTCGTTGTGTCCGCCGATATGACCACCACTGCCCCTGGATGGAGAACTGCGTGGGGGAGCGCAATCACCCACTCTTCGTGGCCTACCTGGCGCTGCAGCTGGTGGTGCTTCTGTGGGGCCTGTACCTGGCATG GTCTGGCCTCCGCTTCTTCCGGCCTTGGGGGCTCTGGCTGCGGTCCAGTGGGCTCCTGTTTGCCACCTTCCTGCTGCTGTCGCTCTTCTCCCTAGTGGCCAGCCTGCTCTTGGCCTCGCACCTCTACCTGGTGGCCAGCAACACCACCACCTGGGAGTTCATCTCCTCACACCGCATCGCCTACCTCCGCCAGCGCCCCGGCAACCCCTTCGACCGCGGCCTGACCCGCAACCTGGCCCACTTCTTCTGTGGATGGCCCTCGGGGTCCTGGGAGACCCTctgggctgaggaggaggaaggcagtaGCCAGGATGTTTAG
- the ZDHHC12 gene encoding palmitoyltransferase ZDHHC12 isoform X4: protein MAPWALLRPGVLVRTGHTVLTWGITLVLFLHDTALRQWEEQGELLLPLTFLLLVLGSLLLYLAVSLMDPGYVNVLLQPQEEAKEEQTAMVPQAIPLRRCRYCMVLQPLRARHCRECRRCVRRYDHHCPWMENCVGERNHPLFVAYLALQLVVLLWGLYLAWWVPPAPWVWPPLLPALGALAAVQWAPVCHLPAAVALLPSGQPALGLAPLPGGQQHHHLGVHLLTPHRLPPPAPRQPLRPRPDPQPGPLLLWMALGVLGDPLG from the exons ATGGCGCCCTGGGCGCTCCTCAGGCCTGGGGTCCTGGTGCGGACCGGGCACACCGTGCTGACCTGGGGGATCACGCTGGTGCTCTTCCTGCATGATACCG CACTGCGGCAGTGGGAAGAGCAGGGGGAGCTGCTCCTGCCCCTCACCTTCCTGCTCTTGGTACTGGGCTCCCTGCTGCTTTACCTGGCTGTGTCACTCATGGACCCGGGATACGTGAATGtcctgctccagccccag GAGGAGGCCAAGGAAGAGCAGACAGCCATGGTTCCTCAGGCCATCCCCCTTCGGCGCTGCAGATACTGCATGGTGCTG CAACCCCTGCGGGCCCGTCACTGCCGTGAGTGCCGTCGTTGTGTCCGCCGATATGACCACCACTGCCCCTGGATGGAGAACTGCGTGGGGGAGCGCAATCACCCACTCTTCGTGGCCTACCTGGCGCTGCAGCTGGTGGTGCTTCTGTGGGGCCTGTACCTGGCATGGTGGGTTCCCCCAGCGCCCTGG GTCTGGCCTCCGCTTCTTCCGGCCTTGGGGGCTCTGGCTGCGGTCCAGTGGGCTCCTGTTTGCCACCTTCCTGCTGCTGTCGCTCTTCTCCCTAGTGGCCAGCCTGCTCTTGGCCTCGCACCTCTACCTGGTGGCCAGCAACACCACCACCTGGGAGTTCATCTCCTCACACCGCATCGCCTACCTCCGCCAGCGCCCCGGCAACCCCTTCGACCGCGGCCTGACCCGCAACCTGGCCCACTTCTTCTGTGGATGGCCCTCGGGGTCCTGGGAGACCCTctgggctga
- the ZDHHC12 gene encoding palmitoyltransferase ZDHHC12 isoform X1, with the protein MAPWALLRPGVLVRTGHTVLTWGITLVLFLHDTALRQWEEQGELLLPLTFLLLVLGSLLLYLAVSLMDPGYVNVLLQPQEEAKEEQTAMVPQAIPLRRCRYCMVLQPLRARHCRECRRCVRRYDHHCPWMENCVGERNHPLFVAYLALQLVVLLWGLYLAWSGLRFFRPWGLWLRSSGLLFATFLLLSLFSLVASLLLASHLYLVASNTTTWEFISSHRIAYLRQRPGNPFDRGLTRNLAHFFCGWPSGSWETLWAEEEEGSSQDV; encoded by the exons ATGGCGCCCTGGGCGCTCCTCAGGCCTGGGGTCCTGGTGCGGACCGGGCACACCGTGCTGACCTGGGGGATCACGCTGGTGCTCTTCCTGCATGATACCG CACTGCGGCAGTGGGAAGAGCAGGGGGAGCTGCTCCTGCCCCTCACCTTCCTGCTCTTGGTACTGGGCTCCCTGCTGCTTTACCTGGCTGTGTCACTCATGGACCCGGGATACGTGAATGtcctgctccagccccag GAGGAGGCCAAGGAAGAGCAGACAGCCATGGTTCCTCAGGCCATCCCCCTTCGGCGCTGCAGATACTGCATGGTGCTG CAACCCCTGCGGGCCCGTCACTGCCGTGAGTGCCGTCGTTGTGTCCGCCGATATGACCACCACTGCCCCTGGATGGAGAACTGCGTGGGGGAGCGCAATCACCCACTCTTCGTGGCCTACCTGGCGCTGCAGCTGGTGGTGCTTCTGTGGGGCCTGTACCTGGCATG GTCTGGCCTCCGCTTCTTCCGGCCTTGGGGGCTCTGGCTGCGGTCCAGTGGGCTCCTGTTTGCCACCTTCCTGCTGCTGTCGCTCTTCTCCCTAGTGGCCAGCCTGCTCTTGGCCTCGCACCTCTACCTGGTGGCCAGCAACACCACCACCTGGGAGTTCATCTCCTCACACCGCATCGCCTACCTCCGCCAGCGCCCCGGCAACCCCTTCGACCGCGGCCTGACCCGCAACCTGGCCCACTTCTTCTGTGGATGGCCCTCGGGGTCCTGGGAGACCCTctgggctgaggaggaggaaggcagtaGCCAGGATGTTTAG
- the ZDHHC12 gene encoding palmitoyltransferase ZDHHC12 isoform X2 produces the protein MIPPHSPPLASPALRQWEEQGELLLPLTFLLLVLGSLLLYLAVSLMDPGYVNVLLQPQEEAKEEQTAMVPQAIPLRRCRYCMVLQPLRARHCRECRRCVRRYDHHCPWMENCVGERNHPLFVAYLALQLVVLLWGLYLAWSGLRFFRPWGLWLRSSGLLFATFLLLSLFSLVASLLLASHLYLVASNTTTWEFISSHRIAYLRQRPGNPFDRGLTRNLAHFFCGWPSGSWETLWAEEEEGSSQDV, from the exons ATGATACCG CCTCACTCTCCCCCTCTGGCCTCTCCAGCACTGCGGCAGTGGGAAGAGCAGGGGGAGCTGCTCCTGCCCCTCACCTTCCTGCTCTTGGTACTGGGCTCCCTGCTGCTTTACCTGGCTGTGTCACTCATGGACCCGGGATACGTGAATGtcctgctccagccccag GAGGAGGCCAAGGAAGAGCAGACAGCCATGGTTCCTCAGGCCATCCCCCTTCGGCGCTGCAGATACTGCATGGTGCTG CAACCCCTGCGGGCCCGTCACTGCCGTGAGTGCCGTCGTTGTGTCCGCCGATATGACCACCACTGCCCCTGGATGGAGAACTGCGTGGGGGAGCGCAATCACCCACTCTTCGTGGCCTACCTGGCGCTGCAGCTGGTGGTGCTTCTGTGGGGCCTGTACCTGGCATG GTCTGGCCTCCGCTTCTTCCGGCCTTGGGGGCTCTGGCTGCGGTCCAGTGGGCTCCTGTTTGCCACCTTCCTGCTGCTGTCGCTCTTCTCCCTAGTGGCCAGCCTGCTCTTGGCCTCGCACCTCTACCTGGTGGCCAGCAACACCACCACCTGGGAGTTCATCTCCTCACACCGCATCGCCTACCTCCGCCAGCGCCCCGGCAACCCCTTCGACCGCGGCCTGACCCGCAACCTGGCCCACTTCTTCTGTGGATGGCCCTCGGGGTCCTGGGAGACCCTctgggctgaggaggaggaaggcagtaGCCAGGATGTTTAG